The Populus alba chromosome 6, ASM523922v2, whole genome shotgun sequence genomic interval ttttttttttttaaaataatctaaaacttaGATTAttgacttaatttattttaataagctcggttaatttaaataataaaaataaaaaatacagtgacaaataaagtaaaaaaacaacaataaaaaaaagtaaaaaaaaaaaactaaatcgagCCCATCTAAGTTAAGCATATTAAATCTATGACCTGATCATAATACCAAGATAACCTTATCAAAATCAAACTGAATAAGATAATCAaacttaattattaaacaactcaatattcAAAAGCGAaactgcaaaataaaaaaaattatttgaaaaaaaaagaagaccttagtaaaatcaagttaacccgttaaccCTACGATCATGAACATAAGATTGGGATAACTCATTAAAAgaaatgtaatatatatatatatatatatatatatatatatatatatatatatatcaattctcaatcaatcaaatgctaaagaagaaaataaaaaaaaaaatcaattgaaggatcttatttgataatgaagaaaaaattaatgaaaatgtgataatctcatagaaagataaatgaaaaaaaaaaaaaaaactcaatttctagCAAATAAGATGTTgagtgatgaaattgaagaaaaaataaaattaaaaaaaagttaaaaaacctAACCTCATCCCACCTAGAAGAGCATAACAAATCTATCACCTAGTCATGATACGAGGTAACttagtcaataaaaaattaaataaaattataaagttgaattatcaaacaacttaatattaaaaaataaaattgtaaaaaaaaaaaaatcaaaaaaaaaaaaaaagatccaagTCAATCCGGGTTAACTTACTAATTTTGCAACCATGAGCATAGGATTGAGATaatccataaaaagaaaagtgaaaaaaatacataaagatcaaattttaataaatcaaatattaaatgatgaattttttaaaaaattatatttaaaaaaggataaaaaaatcaaaataaatatatgttaaCTTTCTAAACATGTAATGCTTTATTAACTTGAGACCAATTCTATAAAAgacaaactttaaaaaataacaaagtaaagCTCTCAATcaacaaaacattaaatgatataaaattgagaaaaatacattaaaaaaaattaaaaaaaatagcaacaaaaagaatgaaaactaaaatttacttaaaatggttaaaataaaatgttaaaaaaaataaattaaatagaaagaggagggaaaaaataactttggtataaaaattaaagaaaatcaaataacaatgaacaaaattaaagaaaaaaattaataaataagattaaaaaattaaattaataagaatcaaaataacaggaataagattaaatataaaaataaataataaaaaacttttatattttcacaagataaaaaaaaaaaaaagaaaaaaaaagaaagaaagaagcagaaCCAACTTATCTGTCAACAGTgtctaaaaaattagattgttGTTGTATCTCACGAACGTACAGCTTATAATGAATCAATGAAAGAACGGTAGTGATAGaagatctaagaaaaaaattatgaaaaaaattgttcattcgtgtttttttgagaaaattattaacaattataaaaaagaaaaaagaattaatatctttttaaacaaataaaaattgaaaagcagAAGACAATGCtgaaaattaacttaataaataaattgttacaAATTAATCTCATACCGATATGATCTTATTCTTACTAAAATATGGCgaacaattcttttttttttttttctttttaatgagaAATTGCTTAGATTTTGGAGCAATTGATTCAAGAGATGTTGTCTATCATTTCTTCGATTAGACGACCCAACGAAGAGAATGAAGATCCACCATCCTTCAAGCTTTTCTCACTAATTCTGCTCATCTCTTTTACCTTCTTCCTCACCTCGCCATCCTCCTCCATGACATGTTTTATTGCTTTCACTATATCTTCACTGCTCACAATTATCTCATTATCACCAAGAAAATCCCTCCTGTAATCCATTTTAATTTCCACAGCTAATCCCAAATCAATCACCATTTGGAACGCATTAAATTGTTGCTCTGCGTACAACGGCCAGGTAGCCACCGGAACACCAAATCTTACACTCTCTAGTGTAGAATTCCATCCGCAATGCGATGCCAATCCTCCCACGGCTGGATGAGCTAAAATTTCCACTTGAGGAGCCCATCCAATCACCTTTCCGATCTTGATTGTACGATCCAAAAAACCTTCAGGCAAAATCTCTTGAAAATTTAGATAATCACTTGGTGATTCCGCTTTACCTTTCTGTGATGAAGGTTTACGCAAGGACCACAAAAACCGATGTCCACAATGTTCTAGTGCACAAGCAATCTCTTTCACCTGTTTTCCACAAAAACTTCCCCAACTGCCGAAGCATAAGAACATAACTGATGATGGAGGTTGATCATCAAGCCATTCCATAATGTCCTTGCTCCCGTCCGACGGCAAATCACGAGCATCTCCTACATGTTTCACAATGGGTCCGACTGGATACACAGGAGGGTTTTTGCCGTTAGAAAGAGAGTGAAGCGCATAAGATTCGAACTCTAAAAATGTATTCACCAAGATACTCCTTGCTTCCCTCATTATTCTTGCATGTTCAAGAAAAATAGTGAGGGATTCTTGCTTGAACACTATCGAAGGCAAGAGTTTAGCAGGAAGTGGGCTTGCCAAACTCGGAATTTCTAACAGAGCATCCGAGTCCTCGAACTCAATAAGGTTCACTCCCTCATCATCATGAAGAGCCTGAAGATAAAACATGGAACCCATAAAAGCTGCACCTGAAGTAGAGAAAGCATACCATGGAACCCCAAATCCATTAGCCACATCTTTCATGCCAGTAGCAAACGTATCAAAAATAAACCCAGCAAGTTGAGGTGAGTCCGGACTCAACTGGGACTGAGTTCTCATCTTCGAAACATATTCTTCGACATGGGGTTTTTGGCTTTCAATCATGGAAGTGAGCCAGTTAAGGTCTTTAGTATCTTCTGTTTTGGACTCAAGATTCGGCAAGTTAACGACTCGCATACGATCAGGCAGAGTTGATGCAGCAAGTGACTCGGTGTATTTGGTGGTGCTGGGATCAAGAGCTGGATGCATTATGATGACAGTGGTGGAAAGCCTGTCATCACGTTGAACAAGAAGCTTAGCTACCTCTACCAGGGCCACAACATGACCCATAGCAGGTACGGGGATTAACACCACCTctgctttcttcattttttttcttgaaaaatataaattttgaggGAGGGACAGGGTGCGCTCTAAATAGATAGATATATAGATCCAAAGATAAATTAGAGTGATGTCATTGCTTACCTAGctgagaaattaatttatagaaaaagactggaatataaattaataattattgaagttccAAAAGATAAATTTTCATCGGATCGTCATATTCcatgggaaaaaagaagaagaagtcaatgATTCCAATTACAGGTGTTCCAATATTAAAAGGAGAAGGTTCGGTTTATATATTGctagaattatatatttaaacatgtttaattaattatatgatctcactaatgttttttttttaaaaaaaacacattgatttataaaaataaggttttttaaacatatattttcaaattacaaaCCCAAAAGCCATAACACAATACTTAAACATATTCTAAGTCTGAACTCTAGCATCTAAGATTGGtttctttaaaaacaagtttCCTCCAATCTTCTAACGCTTTGATTAATTTACTAAATTTGCAATCTATGTAggcttaataaaaaacattttaatttcaaatcaatttaatattaaaaaataaaactagaaaaaaatatatattaattttaaaaatttaccaaaatataaactaaaaataaaaataataaaataatgataaaatcttaggaaaaaacttcaaaatgatgaaattatataaaaaaaattaattttaaaaattatttaaataaaataaattgtaatcaaaaaatatagatcaaatttaacagataaaaaaatgaactaggatgaaattaatgaaaaaaatataattttataaatgattttaaataaaaaaaaatagtgagcgaatataaagaaaaaataaattgaaaattattttaaaaatttagagggTTACATGCAGTAATTAAGGAGAAAagagtgaaaagaaagaagaaagaagaaaaaaaaaatcatcaacaccAAATTAGAGATCACTATACATACACGTTATTTAGGGATAAAGGAGTTGCCGAGGATTTGATTCAAATACCATCCTAAAAACATTGTTTGGTCGCAACTAACGCCTCTTTACTCGTGTTCTGAATAGCACATAAAACAATCCACGTAATGACGCGTTTAATGCACGTGACAACtacctttttaaataatatttatatatataaaattattaaattgaccctcaattaatttgattgtaacaaaaaaaatcatgatgaaaATCTGAAAACATTTTGGATGctagttaaaaaaatgttatttttataaaaataattgttactgtgctttgaaaataaaaaaatgttaagtttaatattttttttatttaaaaataattgaatcttATTTTAAGATcattagttttaattattttttaaaagaataaaaatgaattgcTATAATAAATAATCACAAGTTTTAGATTTTCTGGTAATGTTAATGCTCTTATCAGCACTCACAACAATCTCCCTATCACAAAATCTCTACGAAATCACTAAATGATAAAgtattggtttttaattgtttcatgGCACATTTACATCGTCTCCCGCAATGATCATATCTTCAATCAAATGATTCAATGAGGAGAATGAAGATCCACCTTCCATCATAGCTTTTCTACTCTTTTCACTCAATTCTTTCAGCCTTTTCAATTTATGGCCGTCATGCTCCATACCACCTTTTATTCCTC includes:
- the LOC118058473 gene encoding anthocyanidin 3-O-glucosyltransferase 6-like, producing the protein MKKAEVVLIPVPAMGHVVALVEVAKLLVQRDDRLSTTVIIMHPALDPSTTKYTESLAASTLPDRMRVVNLPNLESKTEDTKDLNWLTSMIESQKPHVEEYVSKMRTQSQLSPDSPQLAGFIFDTFATGMKDVANGFGVPWYAFSTSGAAFMGSMFYLQALHDDEGVNLIEFEDSDALLEIPSLASPLPAKLLPSIVFKQESLTIFLEHARIMREARSILVNTFLEFESYALHSLSNGKNPPVYPVGPIVKHVGDARDLPSDGSKDIMEWLDDQPPSSVMFLCFGSWGSFCGKQVKEIACALEHCGHRFLWSLRKPSSQKGKAESPSDYLNFQEILPEGFLDRTIKIGKVIGWAPQVEILAHPAVGGLASHCGWNSTLESVRFGVPVATWPLYAEQQFNAFQMVIDLGLAVEIKMDYRRDFLGDNEIIVSSEDIVKAIKHVMEEDGEVRKKVKEMSRISEKSLKDGGSSFSSLGRLIEEMIDNIS